One Baekduia alba genomic window, CAGGCCGGCGACCTCGTCCAGCTCGAGGTCGCCTGCGAGGAAGGCCTGCCGCCGCTGCGCGCGCCGGCGACCCACGACGTCTGAGCTCAGCCCACCGGCAGCGCCAGGGCGGGGCCGGCGCGGCGCACGCCCTCGGCGACCGGGAGCGCGGCGAGGGCGTCGGCCAGGCGGGTGCCGTCCGGCGTGGCGAGCGCGAAGTCGAGCTCGAGCAGCGGGATGAGGACGAACCGGCGCTCCAGGAGCGCGGGGTGCGGGACCGTCAGGCGCTCACCGGCGTGCGCGCGCGAGTCATACAACAACACATCGACGTCGATCGCCCGCGGGCCGTGGCGGACGTACTCCGGCCCGCTGGTCACGCGCCCCATCGCGCGCTCGACGTCCTTGGCGGCCGCGAGCAGCGCGTCGGGGTCCAGGTCGGTCGCGACCGCGAGGCACGCGTTGAGGAACGCGGGCTGGTCGAGGACGTCGCCGACCGGATCGGTCTCGTAGGTGGACGACGACGCGACCGTCGCCACCCCCCGCTCCGCCAGCCCGTCGACCGCGGCCTGCAACTGGGCGCGACGGTCGCCGACGTTGGACCCGAGCCCGAGGTGGGCGACGACCGCCATCGGCGCGTCAGGCTCCCGGGATCAGCAGCGCGAGCTGGCGGCTCTGGGCCAGCAGCGTGCCGTCCGGCGCCCAGATCGAGCCGTCCTCCTCGAAAAAGCCGCCGCGCGACGTGGTCGAGGAGAAACGCGCCAGGACGGGCGCGTCGGCGTCCATGCCGGGGTGCGGCAGGCGCGTGCGGAAGTGGATCGTGAGGTCGATCGTGGGCGCGGGCGCCGGCGCCTTGAGCAGCGCGAACGGCGC contains:
- the folK gene encoding 2-amino-4-hydroxy-6-hydroxymethyldihydropteridine diphosphokinase gives rise to the protein MAVVAHLGLGSNVGDRRAQLQAAVDGLAERGVATVASSSTYETDPVGDVLDQPAFLNACLAVATDLDPDALLAAAKDVERAMGRVTSGPEYVRHGPRAIDVDVLLYDSRAHAGERLTVPHPALLERRFVLIPLLELDFALATPDGTRLADALAALPVAEGVRRAGPALALPVG